The DNA region TATTGATCCGGTGTCGGTTGAATCGGCACAGAATATTGTTAACAGCAATAGCAACCTGACAGACAAGGTGGACGTTGTCCGGCAAAACAACAGCCAGCATTTTTTTAAAAACATCATTGAGAAAACGGACCGGTTTGCCCTGACCCTGTGCAACCCGCCTTTCCATGCTTCTAAAAGAGATGCGGAAACAGGCACAGTGCGTAAATGGAAAAACCTGAAGAAGTCAGCGGCTAAGCGCGGCAGTCAGATGCACGGCGCCAGTAAAAAACAGCTTAACTTTGGTGGACAGAGTAACGAGCTATGGTGTGACGGGGGGGAGATTCGTTTTCTGAAGGATATGGTGAAAGAGAGTGCTGAATTTGCCCGGCAGGTATTCTGGTTTACCAGCCTGGTGTCTAAAAAAGACAACATTGCCCCTTTACGTAAAGTGCTGACAGAGGTGGGTGCAAAACAGGTGAAAGTCAGGGCGATGAGCCAGGGACAAAAGGTCAGCCATATGCTGGCATGGAGTTTTATGACGGTTGAGGAACACCGTCATCCTGAATCACTTTAATGTCGTCTGTAACAGCATTCAGGTCAAAGGCTGTGTAAAGGAGCTGTTTATGCCCTACTGCGAGCTTTGTGATCTGGGCTTTCTGGGAGAGCCCGGAATGTTTCTATACGAAAAACACATTAAGTCCCATTTATCACGCCGCCTTGTAGAAATCTCGTCTTTCCAAAACGGCGACAGTACTCTTAACGTTCAGAGACTGGGGTGGTTTTGTAAAATATGTGGGTTTAAGTTCCACCAAAGTGATGAGCTACGTGAGCACATTGATGATGCTCACGAAGGGTTTCTGGATTATTCGTCAGCACTGCCGGTCAGGGAGGGGGATGTATTCACCAAAGCCCGGGAGGATATTGCTTTCAATAAGCTGCTTATCTTCAGCTTTGCAAGTGCTTCAGAGTCTGATGCTACCGTAGAAAACCTTAGAGAGCATACCTGGCACAAAAACCGGCTTGCTGCGGAAAATATGGCAACAAACCAATGCCCAATTTGTTTTATGCCTCTGCAATTTCAGGCTTCCAGATCCATATCCTGCCGCCACGAATTCCATGAAAGCTGTATTGTTACCCATGTTAGTTTCAACGGTAGATTCTGCCCACTTTGCCGGGAGTTGTTTTACTGGTGATGAAACACAGGCGTGTATGTCCACAACGTTCAAGCGCCCCAGGCTCGTCTTAATACACCAAGAATATCTTCATAATCCGCTTCCTTCGGATTAAAAATAATCGACCCGTCATCAATTGCCACAGAAGCAATCTCTTCGAGTTGACCTTCTGCCACCTTTCCGGTTTCTTTCAACGTCCTTGGCAGCTTATGGTTTTTGTATAAGGTATCCCGCAGAGTGCAGATATGTTCAATGGTTCGTTGCGCCCGTTGCTCTTTCGGAGTCGAGGTATAGACATCATCACCGGCTAACGGCAACAGCAGCTCCCCCAGCTTGTCACCATTTACTTCCCGGTTGTATTCCAGCACATAGGGTAAAAACAGGTTCATGCAGAGTCCGTGGGGAAGGTGGCATATACTGCCCAACGCATGACCAAGGGAATGCACCATACCGACCATGGCGTTGGAAAAGGCGATGCCTGCCATGGTTGAACCTTCCGCCAGCGCCAGTCTGCTGCTGGCATCTGATGGGTTGTTCAGAGCAGTAAACAGATGATTGGAAATTTTTTTGATGGCTGCAAACGCGTAGGCGTCACTGACCGGGTTGGAAGCGAGGCAGGTATACGACTCAATCGCATGGGTCATGGCGTCCATTGCGGTCATGGCGGTGATGTGGGCAGGCAATGTCTGTGTCATTCTTGGATCGAGAACAGCAGCATTGGGGAGCAGAAAGCCTGAAGCGTAGCTTCGCTTTATACCATGGTCGTCGCTGATTACGGCGACCAGTGTCGCTTCTGAGCCTGTACCTGAAGTGGTTGGGATCACAAAAAAAGGCTTCAGTGGACGTTTAAGTGCATGTGCGCCTGCATACCGGCTGAGATCGTCACCACCTTCAGAGACCAGAATGTTAACGGCTTTTGAGGTGTCGATCACCGAGCCGCCCCCGATGGCAATAATAGAGTCACAGCCTTTTTCCCGGTAAATAGCTGCCGCCTGTCGAACACAGTGTTCACTGCTATCCTGTGGCACGTCGTCAAAAATGGTTGAGACAGTGACACTGGACTCTGCAAAAGCATTCTGCACATGATCAATAAGTCCTGCCCCCAGCACCCCCTTGTCGGTTATAACCATGGGGTTTGACAGGTTAAGAAGGGACATTTCAAAGGGGATATGCTCTAACGCCTTATGACCTGCAATGATTTTTACCGGGGAAAAAAATTCATAATAAGAATGGTTCATACTGATCGTCCCAGAATAATGGTTGTGGTGGTCCGGGCGTATATTTGCGCTGCTTTTGTGATTTTCTCTTTTATGCCCAGCTCAGGCGGGTATCTTTTGACGGCTTTTCTGGCAATGAATTCTGGCAGTATTAATGCCTCAAGCCGGTTCAGAATACGTACAAACTTTGTCGCGTAATTAAGATCGCCCTCTGCCACCATCCGGTCACGGGCAAAAGCGAGCGCGGTTCCTTCCTGAAAGCTGAACACCAGAAAGGCGTGGCTTGTATGCTTGAACCGGATAACGAGATCAGCCTTTCTGCTCTGATTCCTGACCAGTTCAAACAGGCCGGTGTCGGTAACTTTCAGTTTAAAGTTTGCGCCCTGTGGACTGGTAATCATTTCAATGTGGTAATTGGCGGGAATCTTTTTTATCTCTTCCCGGGCTACCTTGTCTATTCTGCTTAGTGCTGATAAGGCATTGCCGACAATGATCGTCATTATTTTCACGTAAACAGCCTGCAGGCTGGCTGGGCGATAAGTCTTCATTATTTTTCTTTATTTTGTCGAAGTCTGGAAAATATAACGGCTATCAACATTACCCACAACGGCAAACCCGGGCTTTTCACCGTTCTATCTCAACTATACTGTCTTTCCAGTGGCGCAGGGTGCCTGTTTGATGTGTAAGTTATCAGGCTGAGATCATACCTGTTGAACCTGATCCGGTTAGTACCGGCGTAGGGATTGTCGTGATATTCCCAGTTTGTCTGTTCAGCGTCTTCCAGCGATTCCAGAACATTGCTTCTGGCTCAGACCTTGCGCAGGAAGGCGGTACAACAGGAAGACGGTGTTCTTTCAGGCTGAATGCGTTGCTGTTCCTTTATGTTTAAGTGTTTATGGGTTAACGCATGTCAGACATAGTTATTTCAAAGGTTGTTTCAAAGACCGACACATCCAGGCTCTCCCTGCTGCTGAACTGGTACGCCAATCCCTATCACACGCCTGTTTTTATGGCGCACTACCTGGGGTTTTACGAAGAAGAAGGACTTTCACCTGCCATCATGGAGACGACAGATCCTTCTGATGTAACGGATTTAATTGGCCAGAACAAGGTGGATATTGCCCTCAAGGCGATGATCCATACTTATGCTGCCAGGGCTAAAGGGTACAAAGTGGTTTCAACCGGCACACTGTTTCATGAACCACCAACGGGCATTATCTTTTTGAAATCCAGTGGCATCAGTGGCTTTGAGGATATCCGGGGAAAAAGGATTGGTTATATTGGCCGCTTTGGGAAAATTATCATTGATGACCTTGCCCGGCGAGCAGGCATAGAGCCGGGTGCCTATGAAACCGTTCGGGTCGGCATGAATATGACCGATGCTATTCTTCAGAACCAGGTGGATGCTGGTATGGGAATAGGCTGTTTCCAACAGGTAGAACTGGAACAGGCCAGTGGACAGGAAACCGGAATACTTCGGGTGGACGAACTGGCTGGTCTGGGCTGCTGCTGTTTCTGCAGCATTCTGTTTCTGGTGAATGAAGAATACCTTGAGCATCATCAGGACGAGGTACGCCGCTTTATGAAGGCAACCCAGCGCGGTGTTCAATGGACCCTTGAAAACCCGGAAAAAGCCTGGGACCTGCTGTGTCAGCACATTCCCCGCCTGAGAACCGATACGTTCCGGAAAATATACATCAGCTGTCTTCCTTATTTTTCAAGGGATCTGGTCAATGTTGACCGAGACTGGAATAAGGTCGGGCTTTATGCTCAGGAGCTGGGCATTACCGATGAGTCTATGGAAGCTGCCTGCTGTTACAGTAATGAGTATCTGCCGGAACGGCCTTATGCCGCTTTTCAGCCTGTGGATGGCAGTTATATTTCTGAATCAAGGGCCTCTTGATACCTTCTGTCCCTTACTTTCTACTCCTTAACAGTGGAAGCCTGTTAGCAGGCTTCCGGACTCACTCTCTCTACCCCGATTTTGTAGGAAGTACACGACGTAATATGATCGTTCACCATGCCCATCGCTTGCATATAGGCATAACAAATCGTACTGCCGACGTATTTGAAGCCCCGCTTTTTCAGGTCTTTGCTCATGGCATCTGACTCAGGGGTTGTTACGGGGACTTCGTCCATGGTTTGCCAGTGATTAATGATGGGATGGTGGTTAACGAACTGCCAGATATAGGCGTCGAAACTGCCGAATTCTTGCTGCACTTTGATGAAGGCTCTGGCATTGGTGATAGCACTGTTTATTTTTAAGCGATTGCGGATAATGCCTTTGTCGTTTAAAAGTCGTTCTACGTCGGCTTCGTCAAACCGGGCGACTTTCTGCACATCGAAACCGGCCAGCGCGTTTCGGTAACCTTCGCGTCGCTTGAGAATGGCTAACCAGTTCAGCCCTGCCTGAGCGCCTTCAAGAATAAGAAATTCAAACAGGGTCTGGTCATCGTGGCAGGGGACACCCCACTCTTCATCATGATAACGAATATAAAGCTCATCGTTTGTACACCAGTGACATCGCTTCTTACTGGTGGTCTCCTGGCGGGTGGATTGTTGTGTCATCGTGTAGTCCTTTTGGAAACGTTATGCCCCGATGGAGCTGGCAGCCTGTAAAATTTCGTTCACAAACATCGTCAGTAATTTTGGCTGGTACTTTCTGTCCCGATAGACAATATAAGCCTGACGAACCTGTCGGTTGTACTCGGGAAGCAGCCTGACCAGGTCTGGATAGTCGTTTGTCAGAACCGTTGGCAGAAAAGCGATGCCCAACCCCTTTTCGACCAGCTCGATGATGACACGAATGTCGTAAACCACCAGGCGAGGAGTTATGTGAAACTTTTCAGCGATGTTATCGCCTTTGAATAAAGTCACATCGTATTTGTGATCGACATTCAGCCACTGATGCTGGTACAGCTCCCGGATAGTTTCCGGGCTTCCATGCTGCTCCAGATACTGCTTACTGGCATAGATACCGTGATAGGAGTTGAACAGTGGCCTTGCCACCATGTCCTGCATATTGGACACATCAAAGGTCAGCACCAGGTCCCGGTTAGTTTCCGGTTTAGCCTGCTCGTGACAGAGGGTTAAGTCGAAATGGACGCCCGGGTAGCCTTGCAGAAAGCGTTCAATCACGTCACTAACAAACTCTTTGTAGAAGTTGTGGGGCATTGAGATATTCAGTTTACCGGCCACTTCGGTTTGCTGGCTGACCAGCTGTGAAAAGGAGAGCTCTATCTGTTCCATTCCACTCATTAAGGAACGATACGCCTTGGCACCCGCTTCTGTTGCAACCAGCTCCCGCCCCTGTTTTTGCAACAGGCGTACACTGAGGCGAGCCTCTAAAGCCGATAAACGCCGGGACATGGTCGAAACCGGTAGCTGAAGCTTTACGGCGGCTTTTTGCAATGACCCTTCTTCGATTACAGTGCAGAGAAGATAAAGGTCATCAATGTTTCCAAATATGGAATCCAAGATCCTGTTTTCCGCTGTTTTTTGTAATTTAAGAAGATTTTATACTCTGTGAAACAATATTCAAGACGGGTCTGCAGGAGGTATTGTCATGACCAGAAAAGAATTTTTTATTAATTGCTTTTTGTCATCTGTTTTTATGACGCTGTTTATGTCCGGCGTTATTTCCGGAACAAAAGTGGGTTATGGCGCGGCATTTCTTTATACGTGGAGAGATGCGTTCCTGCTGGCCTGGCCTCTGGCACTTATATTCAACCTGACCGTCCTGCCACAGGTGAAAGGTTTATCCAGCTGGCTGGCGAATATTGGCCGTACAAAATGAGACTCTGCCTGAATACTCACTCTCCTTCCCGCTAAATACATAACTTTGAGTCGTCAATGCTTGCTGAATATTGCCGATAGCACACAGGAAAAACCGGGCAGACCGGACGGCTGAATAAGCAAAAAACAGTGAGCGGGATACTCTGGCAATGTTTAATGGCATAGGACCTCAGTCAACAGGCAGAAGTACTTCAACGGAAACCTCCGATCCAGTTGACCAGGGCGCTTCAGAAAAAGGAAGAACGTCGGACTTCAGGGATGTCAGTGTTGTCCCTTCGGCAGCGCTTTCGCACAATCGAGCCAGCCATTCTCAAAATCCGGCACGCCAGCTTAAGCGCCGAAGGATAAGGCCGGTTCATGTGAAAGGTGACTCAATAGGTTCCGGTTCGATATTGTGGCAGCCTACTTCCCGCCAGACACCACACCCCTCGACCCAGCCTCTGTCTAAAGCGCAATGTGCTGGTCTGCCCAAACGCAAGTTTATTGACCGGTTTATGGCGTTTGCCGTCTGCATAGTTCTGGATATGAGTTCGGTAAGGCAGAAGTTTGTGTCATACACTTCGGCAACCGTTTATCTCATAAAAGGTCAGTTACAAAAACTGCAACAACTGCTTAAACTGGGCGACTCTCTGAGTGACGATGAGCGTGCAGAATCCAGAAAACTGGTCAAAAATCTGCGCAGGAACGTTAAACAAGCTAAACAGGAAAAACTGGATGAGGCCCATAATTACATCCAGTTGGTTAAGGCGCTCAAGAAAATCAACCGTGGAGAAATCAGCAGTCACAAGGTTCATTTAGCCGGTATTGAGCTGGCGGGTGGCAAAGCGAACCTTGAAGATATCGATATGACCGTAACAGGCGTTGATCTGGTCAGCAGTACAAGTGGTGCGCTGGTTCCAAGGCTAAAGGCGGACGTGAAGGCCACGCTGGTTGTCCCTGTTCCCGGAAAACCCTCGGTTCGGGTCAGTGTCGACATTGAGGGTACTGAGCTGACCCTGGAAGGGCGGGTAATGCCTTTTGTTAATTCCTATATTCAGGGCAATACGATCAAGAACCTGTTTAAAAATATCCGTCATTTGCGGAAGAACAAGGAAGAGAAGTTTCAGCTAAGCCACCTGGGGCTATCAGCAGCGAAGGTATCGGCAAGGCTGGAGGATATTGATCCGGGAGCCATCAGCCGCATTGCTGCACGATCGGTTTATGGTAAGCGACGCCTGATCGAAAGGATGATGACCGACCTGAAAATGCCAGTCGATTTTCAGGTTGATGAACTGGAGCTGTTTGATCATGACCAGAAGCAGCCCATGTTAAAGGTTGAAGATCTCTCCGGACAGATGAAATGCCAGCGGGCTCATGAAGTAAAGGATGGGGGAAAGGAAACCAGAGGTTTCAGCCTGCAGACCGGCAACGTTTACTGTGATACTGAACAGGCTTCTGATCTTGCCAGCCGCACCCTGCAGAAAATGATACAGGTTCCGATGACGGTAATGCCCGGGGACACGCCGGTCACTTCAACCGTTTCCGGTGTTTTGAGTAAGCATTCAGAACGTTTCAGGGGAAACATCGCTCGTGCTGAAATAAATTTTGATATGGATTGTATTCATGAAAAGCACGCTTGCAAGGCTTTGGGGCAGGAGCGGCTGGATATCTGGGCGGATCAGCTGGAAGCATTTAATGAAGGCGCAACACATCTGGATCTTGGTGCCGGAGAAGTGCATGTAAATATTGAGAGAAAGGGAAGCGAGCGTTCGGTCACAACCAGGGTTAACGACTTTATGGTGGATGTCGATTTGCGTGAGGAATTACCGGACAAAGAGCTGAAACTGGACCTTCACGGTCGTGTACAGGGGCTTGATGCAGAACTCTCAGTCATCCAAAAAGACGGTGAAACCCACTACCACGGTGAACTGGAGCAGGTTGATATAAAGACAACACCGGAAACCATGACAATCACTAAAGGTCCGTTGGAAGTCTCTCTGCCTGGCAATGGCAGTTTGTCGTTTGATTCCGTTGCCGTGGACAGTCAGGCTCAGGAGGCGGGTCGTGACAATCATGTCAGAATGGATGGGCTCAAAGGCAAAGGTTCTGGCGATATTCGGGTAAAAAGTCCGGGCAATGAGTGGCGTGTGCCAGTGCAGGGTTCAGGCAGTGTTGAAGCGCTGGATCTGGCTGCGCAGCAGAATGCAGGCGGTGCTCAGGATGTACCTGAAACTCTGGCTTATGCTCAGTTGCAGACACTCAAATTAGATGATCTTGGAATAGCGGGTGCTCGACTGGGTGAGGTAGCGGTTGACCTGGATGAACAGGGCAGTGGAATGATTCGGTTAAACCGGGTTGAGCTGGATGGCAGTGAGTTGTTGAAAAATATTGAACTATTGCCAGAGGCGTACCGGCAATGGATTACCCCGGCACTGGTTGAAGGGCGAATTTTCCGTTGTGATATCTCCCTCAAGGTCCAGAATGGTGAAATTATCAGCGATCAGTCGCAGGTGTCCGGGCTGGATATCCAGCATACTCAGGAAGCCGGAAAAACCATGATGGGGCAGGCAGCAGGCTATCTGCTGGGGATGTTACAGGGGCTGGTTAATCGCCTGGATGTATCGGCTATCAATGTTCATGAAGGGCGACTGTGGCTGGAACTGAACGTAAAAGGCTGGCATTTGCCGGTACCGCTTTTCAAGGTTGGCTCAGAGCATATTAATGAAAAAGGCGGGGTGTCGGTCGCCGGACTGTTGCACGAAAACACCGGTGTGCAACTGATGGGGATGCGCAACAGTTACCGGGAGTTGCTGCATAGCGTCAATAGTAGTGTCAATAATAGGGCTAACACCGGGAGAAAAGGCAGCCTGCGAGTACTGGAGGAAACCTGCAGGATGGCCCCGAAGCAGGAGACCGTCAGCATTCTTCAGCGGGTTGATATTAACAGTATTCTGGAACAGGCCAGAACCGGGAAACCGGAGGCTGTGGCCGACCTGCCGGTGCTTTACCGTTTGTTTCTGCAGTATCCGGAAACGGTTAACCGAGCCTTACAGGTCAGGGAATTTATCCAGTCGCCAGCAGAAAGCCTGGATATGTTCAGGGCTGAACCTTATGCCCGACAGGTTGACCCCGTCCTTTTATTTCAGAGCCTGCAACGCGAAGGCGAACCGGAAAAGGCCCTGACAGTGATGGAACAGGCTCTTGAGCAGGCACCCTATAACCCCAGACTGAACTATTTTGCCGCCCGTCTCCTGACCGGCATACCTTTAGATAAGTTGCCATTAGATAGCTCTCCATCGGAAAAGCAGCTTCATGTGCAGCAGGCCAGGGTTGCCAGCCTGTTAGCCAGGGCGTCCAGAGGTGGATACTCCAGAGCCAGTGAGTGGCTGAATGAGAAAGCTCAGGCCAATGATCCTTATGCCATCCTGGCACAGAGTGGTGATACCCTGACCCGGACAACAGACATCAATGAATTCTATACAGCGGTGGCAAAACTGGAGCGTCTTGCAGTTAATACGCAAAGTGATATCAGGGATTATGCAGGGCAGATACTGGTGAACAGGGCGCGGAATGCAGACTGTATGTTCCTGCACCCGGACCCGAACCCGAAGCGGGTCAGTGAGCTGGATAAGCAGCAACAGCTTATCACGGAAGGCAGGGAAGGCGAACTGAGCGGAGATGATGCCTATCGCTGGGCTTTACGTTTCCTCTATGGTGTGGAAGGAGTGGGTGTAAACCCGGAATTGGCCTCGCATTTTCTGGATCTCAGTCAGCAAAGCGGCGTAGAGTCGGCATCTGTTCATCAGCAGGTGTGCCACAGGGTACATCACTCTAGTCAGGCAGCCGCTGCTGCCTGATGGCTTTCGGCTTCAACGGCAACTGCTTGCGAATTAAACGGAGTGAGAGTGAGACTCCCGCATTCTTCTCAACTCCCGTATAGCCGGATCACAACGGCACCGGTAAATGATGGCTGCAGCTCCAAAAAAAACAATCCCGGCACCGGCCGCACCTACTTTGATATGAGCATTCAGGCATTCGTCGTCTTCCTGACAGGTCGCCATACTGTAAAAGCCACCAACCAGTGTCGTAAGCAGGGTACTCATTGCACTCCCTACCAGCGTGTAAACCGGAACACGGGTTGCCAGGTGTCGCAAATGCTGTAAGGTGCTGGGCTGAGGTCTGCCTGCAGCAATGCCGGCCATTTGCCCCATCAGGGGTTCTACCTGTCCAAGCAACGCCAGCAGGTCGTTTGCGGCGTCTTCATCCAGATTCTGGACTGCCTCATAGGAAAACTCCCGAAGACTCTCCATTAATTGCTGGTATTGTCTCAATGCTCTGGCGCTTCTCAGATAGGAATTCTGGTGCAATGCACTGAACATATGGTGCGCACGAAAAAAAAGAGGGTGCCTGCTGGTCCTTTGCCCTACCGCATGCTGACAGCTTGCCAGAAGAGGCGTTGTCTCGTCGCTGTGTTGCAAGAGAGACCCTTCAAGAGAACGGGTGCTGGCAGAATCTGCGCGGCATTGGATGCGCACCAGTAATCGATCAAGAGCATTATCCCGGTTGATGATCAGCGAGTGTCTGCGCCAGAACTCAATAATGCTTCGCTCTGCGGCCTCTCCCAGAGAAAATGAATGAGAACAGTGTTCACATAAAGCGCTGAGGGGAATGAGCACATCGCTACTCCCGGCAGTGGTGAGTGTGACTCAAGGATAGAGTATTTACAGGGCTTATGCCTGAGTCAGTTTTTTCCAGAACGACTGTTGGGCTCGAGAGAAGCCCACAGGTTTTCGTCGGCC from Endozoicomonas sp. NE40 includes:
- the rlmF gene encoding 23S rRNA (adenine(1618)-N(6))-methyltransferase RlmF, whose amino-acid sequence is MSGKRPVAQLHPRNIHQGRYNIDDLCSIRPELKAFVKANPRGDKTIDFSDSQAVVCLNQALLKRHYQIQHWSIPSDYLCPPIPGRADYVHYAADLLGSVNLGRAPVKVLDIGTGANLIYPIIGSQVYGWHFVASDIDPVSVESAQNIVNSNSNLTDKVDVVRQNNSQHFFKNIIEKTDRFALTLCNPPFHASKRDAETGTVRKWKNLKKSAAKRGSQMHGASKKQLNFGGQSNELWCDGGEIRFLKDMVKESAEFARQVFWFTSLVSKKDNIAPLRKVLTEVGAKQVKVRAMSQGQKVSHMLAWSFMTVEEHRHPESL
- a CDS encoding RING finger domain-containing protein — translated: MPYCELCDLGFLGEPGMFLYEKHIKSHLSRRLVEISSFQNGDSTLNVQRLGWFCKICGFKFHQSDELREHIDDAHEGFLDYSSALPVREGDVFTKAREDIAFNKLLIFSFASASESDATVENLREHTWHKNRLAAENMATNQCPICFMPLQFQASRSISCRHEFHESCIVTHVSFNGRFCPLCRELFYW
- a CDS encoding iron-containing alcohol dehydrogenase, yielding MNHSYYEFFSPVKIIAGHKALEHIPFEMSLLNLSNPMVITDKGVLGAGLIDHVQNAFAESSVTVSTIFDDVPQDSSEHCVRQAAAIYREKGCDSIIAIGGGSVIDTSKAVNILVSEGGDDLSRYAGAHALKRPLKPFFVIPTTSGTGSEATLVAVISDDHGIKRSYASGFLLPNAAVLDPRMTQTLPAHITAMTAMDAMTHAIESYTCLASNPVSDAYAFAAIKKISNHLFTALNNPSDASSRLALAEGSTMAGIAFSNAMVGMVHSLGHALGSICHLPHGLCMNLFLPYVLEYNREVNGDKLGELLLPLAGDDVYTSTPKEQRAQRTIEHICTLRDTLYKNHKLPRTLKETGKVAEGQLEEIASVAIDDGSIIFNPKEADYEDILGVLRRAWGA
- a CDS encoding SCP2 sterol-binding domain-containing protein: MKTYRPASLQAVYVKIMTIIVGNALSALSRIDKVAREEIKKIPANYHIEMITSPQGANFKLKVTDTGLFELVRNQSRKADLVIRFKHTSHAFLVFSFQEGTALAFARDRMVAEGDLNYATKFVRILNRLEALILPEFIARKAVKRYPPELGIKEKITKAAQIYARTTTTIILGRSV
- a CDS encoding ABC transporter substrate-binding protein, with the translated sequence MSDIVISKVVSKTDTSRLSLLLNWYANPYHTPVFMAHYLGFYEEEGLSPAIMETTDPSDVTDLIGQNKVDIALKAMIHTYAARAKGYKVVSTGTLFHEPPTGIIFLKSSGISGFEDIRGKRIGYIGRFGKIIIDDLARRAGIEPGAYETVRVGMNMTDAILQNQVDAGMGIGCFQQVELEQASGQETGILRVDELAGLGCCCFCSILFLVNEEYLEHHQDEVRRFMKATQRGVQWTLENPEKAWDLLCQHIPRLRTDTFRKIYISCLPYFSRDLVNVDRDWNKVGLYAQELGITDESMEAACCYSNEYLPERPYAAFQPVDGSYISESRAS
- a CDS encoding DNA-3-methyladenine glycosylase I yields the protein MTQQSTRQETTSKKRCHWCTNDELYIRYHDEEWGVPCHDDQTLFEFLILEGAQAGLNWLAILKRREGYRNALAGFDVQKVARFDEADVERLLNDKGIIRNRLKINSAITNARAFIKVQQEFGSFDAYIWQFVNHHPIINHWQTMDEVPVTTPESDAMSKDLKKRGFKYVGSTICYAYMQAMGMVNDHITSCTSYKIGVERVSPEAC
- a CDS encoding LysR family transcriptional regulator, with the protein product MDSIFGNIDDLYLLCTVIEEGSLQKAAVKLQLPVSTMSRRLSALEARLSVRLLQKQGRELVATEAGAKAYRSLMSGMEQIELSFSQLVSQQTEVAGKLNISMPHNFYKEFVSDVIERFLQGYPGVHFDLTLCHEQAKPETNRDLVLTFDVSNMQDMVARPLFNSYHGIYASKQYLEQHGSPETIRELYQHQWLNVDHKYDVTLFKGDNIAEKFHITPRLVVYDIRVIIELVEKGLGIAFLPTVLTNDYPDLVRLLPEYNRQVRQAYIVYRDRKYQPKLLTMFVNEILQAASSIGA
- a CDS encoding DUF2798 domain-containing protein, whose amino-acid sequence is MTRKEFFINCFLSSVFMTLFMSGVISGTKVGYGAAFLYTWRDAFLLAWPLALIFNLTVLPQVKGLSSWLANIGRTK
- a CDS encoding tetratricopeptide repeat protein, giving the protein MFNGIGPQSTGRSTSTETSDPVDQGASEKGRTSDFRDVSVVPSAALSHNRASHSQNPARQLKRRRIRPVHVKGDSIGSGSILWQPTSRQTPHPSTQPLSKAQCAGLPKRKFIDRFMAFAVCIVLDMSSVRQKFVSYTSATVYLIKGQLQKLQQLLKLGDSLSDDERAESRKLVKNLRRNVKQAKQEKLDEAHNYIQLVKALKKINRGEISSHKVHLAGIELAGGKANLEDIDMTVTGVDLVSSTSGALVPRLKADVKATLVVPVPGKPSVRVSVDIEGTELTLEGRVMPFVNSYIQGNTIKNLFKNIRHLRKNKEEKFQLSHLGLSAAKVSARLEDIDPGAISRIAARSVYGKRRLIERMMTDLKMPVDFQVDELELFDHDQKQPMLKVEDLSGQMKCQRAHEVKDGGKETRGFSLQTGNVYCDTEQASDLASRTLQKMIQVPMTVMPGDTPVTSTVSGVLSKHSERFRGNIARAEINFDMDCIHEKHACKALGQERLDIWADQLEAFNEGATHLDLGAGEVHVNIERKGSERSVTTRVNDFMVDVDLREELPDKELKLDLHGRVQGLDAELSVIQKDGETHYHGELEQVDIKTTPETMTITKGPLEVSLPGNGSLSFDSVAVDSQAQEAGRDNHVRMDGLKGKGSGDIRVKSPGNEWRVPVQGSGSVEALDLAAQQNAGGAQDVPETLAYAQLQTLKLDDLGIAGARLGEVAVDLDEQGSGMIRLNRVELDGSELLKNIELLPEAYRQWITPALVEGRIFRCDISLKVQNGEIISDQSQVSGLDIQHTQEAGKTMMGQAAGYLLGMLQGLVNRLDVSAINVHEGRLWLELNVKGWHLPVPLFKVGSEHINEKGGVSVAGLLHENTGVQLMGMRNSYRELLHSVNSSVNNRANTGRKGSLRVLEETCRMAPKQETVSILQRVDINSILEQARTGKPEAVADLPVLYRLFLQYPETVNRALQVREFIQSPAESLDMFRAEPYARQVDPVLLFQSLQREGEPEKALTVMEQALEQAPYNPRLNYFAARLLTGIPLDKLPLDSSPSEKQLHVQQARVASLLARASRGGYSRASEWLNEKAQANDPYAILAQSGDTLTRTTDINEFYTAVAKLERLAVNTQSDIRDYAGQILVNRARNADCMFLHPDPNPKRVSELDKQQQLITEGREGELSGDDAYRWALRFLYGVEGVGVNPELASHFLDLSQQSGVESASVHQQVCHRVHHSSQAAAAA